In one window of Drosophila mauritiana strain mau12 chromosome X, ASM438214v1, whole genome shotgun sequence DNA:
- the LOC117146542 gene encoding nuclear nucleic acid-binding protein C1D gives MAQENQAVDNGLHCNAYLDTSLQKDENVQRILKTFYSSIEILEAETEKTLAIQAARTLNTNEQIKLDSYLVYLNSTLFFIYQKLQGVDVSNHAVMHDLRRTRDLLARDKEINEALAAPRLDMPAAKRFIAAGTHTRFVDMNGVMVTEKQYNKSKEEAPK, from the exons ATGGCTCAAGAAAATCAAGCTGTCGACAACGGACTGCACTGCAACGCTTACCTGGACACAAGCCTGCAGAAGGACGAAAATGTGCAACGCATCCTGAAAACCTTCTACAGCAGCATCGAAATCCTGGAAGCCGAAACGGAGAAGACACTGGCGATACAGGCCGCACGCACATTGAACACAAATGaacaaattaaattggatAGTTACCTGGTATACTTGAACAGCACACTGTTTTTCATATACCAGAAACTGCAGGGTGTAGATGTCTCAAAT CATGCTGTGATGCACGATTTGCGTCGTACAAGGGACCTACTTGCCCGCGATAAGGAAATAAACGAAGCTCTGGCGGCGCCAAGACTGGATATGCCCGCTGCCAAGCGATTTATCGCAGCTGGAACCCACACACGATTTGTGGACATGAACGGAGTTATGGTCACCGAaaaacaatataataaaaGCAAGGAAGAAGCTCCTAAATAA